One genomic window of Onychostoma macrolepis isolate SWU-2019 chromosome 25, ASM1243209v1, whole genome shotgun sequence includes the following:
- the afg3l1 gene encoding LOW QUALITY PROTEIN: AFG3-like protein 1 (The sequence of the model RefSeq protein was modified relative to this genomic sequence to represent the inferred CDS: inserted 2 bases in 2 codons) has protein sequence MAGLFSAAAAAASVRFGSRALLRLSTGAAARLTAAHPRFLALNRFKAGSSIGNHYTFPLLSYSTDAPKDGKASGPEHQPGGGRGRKGGKKDWKTRLLQRDVPWDDKDFRYILITLGGVASVLLYLYLRDPGREISWKDFVHRYLDRGLVDRLEVVNKQFVRVILVPGADSSEGSYVWFNIGSVDTFERNLEAAHYELGLEPSHRAAVVYTSESDGSFLMSFIPTLLLIGFLLFTLRRGPMGGGXGGGRGGPFSMSESTAKMMKDNIDIKFKDVAGCEEAKVEIMEFVNFLKNPQQYQDLGAKIPKGAVLSGPPGTGKTLLAKATAGEANVPFITVNGSEFLEMFVGVGPARVRDMFTMARKNXPCILFIDEIDAVGRKRGGGNFGGQSEQENTLNQLLVEMDGFNTSTNVVVLAGTNRPDVLDPALMRPGRFDRQIYLGPPDIKGRASIFKVHLRPLKLDPNLARDVIARKMAAATPGFTGADIANVCNEAALIAARHLNEFIRVKHFEQAIDRVIGGLEKKTQVLQPTEKKTVAFHEAGHAVVGWFLQHADPLLKVSIIPRGKGLGYAQYLPKEQYLYTREQLFDRMCMMLGGRVAEQVFFGRITTGAHDDLKKVTQSAYAQIVQFGMSEKVGQVSFDLPRQGEMVLEKPYSEATAELIDEEVRDLVDRAFKRTLELVNEKHEQVEMVGKRLLEKEVLDKADMIELLGPRPFEEKSTYEEFVEGTGSFEEDTSLPEGLKDWNREREETQEEPPASQEKQAA, from the exons ATGGCAGGGCTGTTCTCCGCGGcggctgctgctgcttctgtgCGCTTCGGATCCAGAGCTTTACTGCGCCTCAGCACCGGAGCCGCGGCGAGACTCACTGCTGCTCATCCGCGG TTTTTAGCCCTGAACCGCTTTAAAGCAGGCTCATCCATAGGGAATCATTACACATTCCCGCTCTTGTCTTATTCCACCGATGCACCTAAAG ATGGTAAAGCAAGTGGACCGGAGCATCAGccaggaggaggaagaggaaggaaAGGAGGGAAGAAAGACTGGAAGACTCGATTATTACAG AGAGATGTACCGTGGGACGATAAGGATTTCCGCTATATTTTGATCACACTGGGAGGCGTCGCGTCCGTCCTGCTGTACCTCTACCTCAGAGATCCAGGCCGAGAGATTTCCTGGAAGGATTTTGTCCATCGGTACCTGGACAGAGGACTG GTGGACCGGTTAGAGGTGGTGAACAAACAGTTTGTGAGGGTCATCCTGGTCCCCGGGGCTGACAGCTCTGAAGGA AGCTACGTGTGGTTTAACATCGGCAGTGTGGACACGTTTGAGAGGAATCTGGAAGCTGCTCACTATGAGCTGGGTCTGGAGCCGTCCCATAGAGCAGCAGTGGTCTACACCTCCGAGAGTGACGG GTCTTTTCTGATGAGTTTCATTCCCACCCTGCTTTTAATTGGCTTCTTGCTTTTCACTCTGCGACGTGGACCAATGGGAGGAG TGGGCGGAGGAAGGGGCGGGCCCTTCAGCATGAGTGAATCAACCGCCAAGATGATGAAGGACAATATAGACATCAAGTTTAAGGATGTGGCTGGATGTGAAGAAGCCAAGGTGGAGATCATGGAGTTTGTCAATTTCCTAAAGAACCCACAGCAATACCAGGATTTGGGTGCTAAGATCCCTAAG GGTGCTGTGCTGTCAGGTCCTCCAGGAACAGGTAAAACGCTGCTCGCTAAAGCTACTGCCGGAGAGGCAAACGTTCCCTTCATTACAGTCAACGGTTCAGAGTTTCTGGAGATGTTTGTCGGAGTTGGTCCAGCCAGA GTGAGAGACATGTTTACTATGGCGAGGAAGA GCCCATGCATCCTCTTCATTGATGAGATTGATGCTGTGGGGAGGAAAAGGGGCGGAGGGAATTTCGGTGGGCAGAGTGAACAGGAAAACACACTTAATCAGCTATTGGTGGAAATGGACG gtTTCAATACAAGTACAAATGTTGTAGTTCTGGCTGGTACGAACAGGCCAGATGTCCTTGACCCTGCATTGATGCGACCAGGGAGGTTTGACAGACAGATTTACTTGG GGCCTCCTGATATTAAGGGTCGAGCATCCATATTCAAAGTGCATCTCCGGCCACTCAAACTGGACCCAAATCTGGCCCGTGATGTCATTGCAAGGAAGATGGCAGCTGCTACACCTGGGTTCACTG GTGCTGATATTGCAAATGTCTGTAATGAAGCAGCTCTCATTGCTGCTAGACATCTGAATGAATTCATCCGTGTTAAGCACTTTGAGCAGGCCATCGACAGAGTCATTGGAG GTCTGGAGAAGAAGACTCAAGTTTTACAACCCACTGAGAAAAAGACTGTAGCCTTTCATGAAGCAGGGCATGCTGTAGTGGGCTGGTTTCTCCAACATGCTGATCCATTGCTCAAG GTTTCCATAATTCCAAGAGGGAAAGGCCTGGGCTATGCACAGTACCTTCCAAAAGAGCAGTATTTATATACACGGGAGCAGCTATTCGACAGGATGTGTATGATGCTTGGTGGGCGCGTGGCTGAGCAGGTGTTTTTTGGCAGGATCACGACTGGGGCTCACGACGACCTTAAGAAGGTCACACAGTCAGCATATGCTCAG ATTGTTCAGTTTGGCATGAGCGAGAAAGTGGGGCAGGTGTCATTTGACCTGCCCCGGCAGGGTGAGATGGTTCTGGAGAAGCCATACAGCGAGGCTACGGCAGAACTCATTGATGAGGAGGTCAGAGATCTGGTCGACCGGGCCTTCAAGAGAACACTGGAACTCGTCAATGAGAAACACGAGCAGGTGGAAATG gTTGGTAAACGCTTGCTGGAAAAAGAAGTTCTAGACAAAGCTGATATGATAGAGTTGCTGGGGCCCAGGCCATTTGAGGAGAAGTCCACATATGAGGAGTTTGTGGAGGGCACTGGAAGCTTTGAGGAAGATACAAGTCTTCCTGAAGGGTTGAAGGACTGGAACCGAGAGAGAGAAGAAACCCAGGAAGAACCTCCAGCTTCACAGGAAAAACAGGCTGCTTGA
- the dbndd1 gene encoding dysbindin domain-containing protein 1 isoform X2, which translates to MEAQADSGAAEPLRDREFQKLLKSSSSASLTSEASHNASGEHVGTPSHHGSQVLITEKRQPLSSVSSLEVHFDLLDLTELTDMSDQELGEVFADSDEENHTESPANRQQPPLPRFPHSGYVRSPSWTRGGKGEQQPRDRKHHSDSENTEPMLKIERSQSQQP; encoded by the exons ATGGAGGCTCAGGCAGACTCTGGTGCTGCAG agcCACTTAGAGATCGAGAGTTCCAGAAGCTTCTGAAGTCCTCCAGCTCTGCCAGTCTCACCAGCGAAGCGTCCCACAATGCCTCAGGAGAGCATGTCGGTACCCCGTCACATCATGGCAGCCAGGTGCTGATCACCGAGAAACGAC AGCCTCTCAGCAGTGTGTCCTCTCTGGAGGTACACTTTGACCTCCTGGACCTGACGGAGCTCACAGACATGTCTGACCAGGAGCTGGGGGAGGTGTTTGCTGATTCAGATGAGGAGAATCATACAGAATCCCCAGCAA ATCGCCAGCAGCCACCATTACCTAGATTTCCACACAGCGGTTACGTCCGCTCGCCCTCCTGGACCCGCGGTGGAAAAGGGGAACAGCAACCGAGAGATCGAAAGCATCATAGTGACTCCGAAAACACAGAGCCAATGTTGAAGATAGAGCGCTCTCAATCCCAGCAGCCTTGA
- the dbndd1 gene encoding dysbindin domain-containing protein 1 isoform X1: protein MEAQADSGAAEPLRDREFQKLLKSSSSASLTSEASHNASGEHVGTPSHHGSQVLITEKRQPLSSVSSLEVHFDLLDLTELTDMSDQELGEVFADSDEENHTESPAIHPADRQQPPLPRFPHSGYVRSPSWTRGGKGEQQPRDRKHHSDSENTEPMLKIERSQSQQP from the exons ATGGAGGCTCAGGCAGACTCTGGTGCTGCAG agcCACTTAGAGATCGAGAGTTCCAGAAGCTTCTGAAGTCCTCCAGCTCTGCCAGTCTCACCAGCGAAGCGTCCCACAATGCCTCAGGAGAGCATGTCGGTACCCCGTCACATCATGGCAGCCAGGTGCTGATCACCGAGAAACGAC AGCCTCTCAGCAGTGTGTCCTCTCTGGAGGTACACTTTGACCTCCTGGACCTGACGGAGCTCACAGACATGTCTGACCAGGAGCTGGGGGAGGTGTTTGCTGATTCAGATGAGGAGAATCATACAGAATCCCCAGCAA TTCACCCTGCAGATCGCCAGCAGCCACCATTACCTAGATTTCCACACAGCGGTTACGTCCGCTCGCCCTCCTGGACCCGCGGTGGAAAAGGGGAACAGCAACCGAGAGATCGAAAGCATCATAGTGACTCCGAAAACACAGAGCCAATGTTGAAGATAGAGCGCTCTCAATCCCAGCAGCCTTGA